The following coding sequences are from one Rhodobiaceae bacterium window:
- the lysS gene encoding lysine--tRNA ligase, producing MSSDPSTASVPATLAELQDLGQSAKAWPFEEARKLVKRLEKRGSDKGEVLFETGYGPSGLPHIGTFGEVARTTMVRHAFQILMPDVPTKLLCFSDDMDGLRKVPDNVPNKEMLTEHLNRPLTKVPDPFGTHDSFGAHNNARLQAFLDSYGFEYEFASSTDYYTSGRFDETLLKVLEKFDDILDIMLPTLRQERRGTYSPVLPISPVTGEVLYVPILERNASKGTVVFEDPANGQKTELPITGGHCKLQWKADWAMRWAALKVDYEMAGKDLIDSVKLSNKITRVLGEQPPEGFNYELFLDENGEKISKSRGNGLTIDEWLRYASPESLSLFMYQAPRKAKRLYFDVIPKNVDEYLSHLSGFPGQEHKAQIGNPVWHIHEGKPPVSDVPISYSLLLNLVSASHSEDPAALWGFIQNYAPHATPENHPKLNDLVGYAINYFHDFVKPNKSYRAMTEEERPAFEALVVKLEAAAPQATGEELQSEVYEVGKTHGFENLREWFKALYEVLLGESQGPRFGSFIALYGVKETTALIRRALAGEDLSQG from the coding sequence ATGTCCAGTGATCCGTCGACGGCATCTGTGCCTGCCACTCTGGCAGAGCTCCAAGATCTCGGTCAGTCCGCCAAGGCCTGGCCGTTCGAAGAGGCCCGGAAACTGGTCAAACGCTTGGAAAAAAGAGGATCTGACAAGGGCGAAGTCCTGTTTGAGACCGGCTATGGACCCAGTGGTTTGCCCCATATTGGGACATTCGGCGAGGTGGCGCGCACAACCATGGTGCGGCATGCCTTCCAGATCCTGATGCCAGATGTGCCGACAAAGCTCCTCTGTTTCTCAGATGACATGGATGGCCTGCGCAAAGTCCCCGACAATGTGCCGAACAAGGAGATGCTGACAGAGCATTTGAACCGACCGCTCACCAAGGTACCGGACCCGTTCGGCACCCATGACAGTTTCGGAGCACACAATAATGCGCGCCTGCAGGCATTCCTCGACAGCTATGGTTTCGAGTATGAGTTTGCGTCGTCGACCGATTATTACACCTCAGGGCGTTTTGATGAGACCCTGTTGAAGGTACTGGAGAAGTTTGACGACATTCTCGACATCATGTTGCCGACACTGCGTCAGGAACGTCGTGGAACTTATTCGCCGGTCCTGCCAATTTCGCCGGTAACAGGCGAAGTGCTCTATGTGCCTATCTTGGAAAGAAATGCGTCAAAAGGAACCGTTGTCTTCGAAGACCCGGCCAATGGCCAGAAGACCGAACTGCCCATCACCGGCGGTCATTGCAAGCTGCAATGGAAAGCCGACTGGGCGATGCGCTGGGCGGCGCTCAAGGTCGACTATGAAATGGCCGGCAAAGATCTGATCGACAGCGTGAAGCTCTCGAACAAGATCACGCGGGTGCTCGGCGAACAGCCACCGGAGGGGTTCAACTACGAGCTGTTCCTTGATGAGAATGGCGAAAAGATCTCAAAATCCCGCGGCAATGGCCTGACCATTGACGAATGGTTGCGCTATGCCAGCCCGGAAAGCCTGTCGCTGTTCATGTATCAGGCCCCGCGCAAGGCAAAGCGGCTTTACTTTGATGTGATCCCGAAGAACGTGGATGAATATTTGTCTCACCTGTCGGGTTTCCCGGGGCAGGAACATAAAGCGCAGATCGGCAATCCCGTTTGGCATATTCATGAGGGCAAGCCACCAGTTTCTGATGTCCCGATCAGCTATTCGCTGCTTCTGAATCTGGTAAGTGCCAGTCACTCTGAAGACCCAGCGGCACTGTGGGGCTTCATTCAGAACTATGCGCCGCACGCCACGCCGGAAAACCACCCGAAGTTGAACGACCTTGTGGGCTACGCGATCAACTATTTCCATGATTTCGTCAAACCCAACAAATCTTATCGGGCTATGACAGAGGAAGAACGTCCAGCGTTCGAAGCACTCGTCGTCAAGCTTGAGGCGGCAGCCCCTCAGGCGACCGGCGAAGAGTTGCAATCTGAGGTCTATGAAGTCGGCAAAACCCATGGATTCGAGAACCTGCGAGAGTGGTTCAAGGCTCTCTATGAAGTGCTGCTCGGAGAAAGCCAGGGCCCTCGCTTCGGTTCCTTCATCGCCCTGTATGGTGTGAAAGAAACCACAGCCCTGATCCGTCGCGCATTGGCCGGAGAAGATCTGTCCCAGGGGTAA
- a CDS encoding LexA repressor, translating to MTDSLSHGAVWAAIDTLADRYGHSPSGLARLAGLDPTTFNKSKRRTASGRLRWPSTESLSKILEATGATLDEFSSLAGSGGSGTSALSLIPVIGMAQAGDGGFFDDAGFPVGGGFDEISFSDVGDPNAYALEISGDSMVPLYRHGDRVIVSPAATVRRGDRVVVKTGEGEVLAKLLTKQTPTSIELTSLNPDYDDRTLEVSDVVFMAKIIWASQ from the coding sequence ATGACAGATTCACTTTCTCATGGTGCGGTTTGGGCGGCCATCGACACGCTTGCGGACCGCTATGGCCATTCGCCGTCCGGCCTTGCCCGCCTGGCCGGTCTTGATCCCACGACATTCAACAAGTCTAAGCGACGCACCGCGTCCGGACGCCTTCGCTGGCCAAGCACTGAAAGCCTCTCGAAGATCCTTGAGGCTACAGGTGCAACACTGGATGAGTTTTCCTCTCTCGCCGGATCGGGCGGGTCAGGCACCTCAGCCCTCTCACTCATCCCGGTCATTGGCATGGCGCAGGCAGGTGATGGGGGTTTCTTTGATGATGCGGGATTTCCTGTCGGCGGCGGTTTTGATGAGATCAGCTTTTCCGATGTGGGCGATCCGAATGCTTATGCGTTAGAGATTAGCGGTGACAGCATGGTGCCTCTCTATCGCCATGGCGACCGGGTGATTGTGTCACCGGCTGCAACCGTGCGACGCGGAGACCGGGTTGTGGTTAAAACCGGAGAAGGGGAAGTTCTGGCGAAGCTGCTCACCAAACAAACACCAACGTCCATAGAGCTTACCTCGCTCAACCCAGACTATGACGACCGTACGCTCGAGGTGAGCGACGTTGTTTTCATGGCGAAGATTATTTGGGCGAGCCAATAG
- a CDS encoding hypothetical protein (protein of unknown function (DUF952)): MSASEIYKIINKDEWAAAEAAGVFKGASIDLTDGYIHFSTPAQAPETAALHFTGQEGLLLVSVSTDALGDALKWEASRGGDLFPHLYAPLEMSHVTRVDDLPVGTDGKHLFPAHVAAVGESS; the protein is encoded by the coding sequence GTGAGCGCCAGCGAGATCTACAAAATCATAAACAAAGATGAGTGGGCTGCCGCAGAGGCTGCTGGTGTCTTCAAAGGCGCCTCAATCGACCTGACCGACGGATACATTCACTTTTCGACGCCAGCGCAGGCGCCGGAGACAGCCGCCCTCCATTTCACCGGACAGGAAGGGCTTCTCCTTGTGAGTGTGTCGACCGACGCTTTAGGCGATGCGCTTAAGTGGGAGGCATCGCGTGGCGGCGATCTCTTTCCGCATCTTTATGCGCCGCTCGAGATGAGCCATGTCACCCGCGTGGATGATCTTCCCGTGGGGACGGACGGCAAGCATCTGTTTCCGGCACATGTTGCAGCTGTGGGAGAGAGCTCATGA
- the pyrD gene encoding dihydroorotate dehydrogenase (quinone), translated as MSLSALALPFLRLMDPEQAHQATLLALKTGLGPCGKKDPEALGIDLLGMHFPNPLGIAAGFDKNGEVPDAMLKLGFGFAEVGTTTPRPQSGNPKPRIFRLQQDHAVINRLGFNNEGHEAMEARLTKRAGKGGIVGVNLGANKDTEDKAADYVIGIKRFESLASYFTVNVSSPNTPGLRGLQSRTELEDLLGRVLEAREGQTPVLLKIAPDLVYEEREDIAAVVLESGVDGLIVSNTTIARDRLVSGRHADETGGLSGAPLMDMATDVLADMRRLTKGTVPLVGVGGVSSGTDAYKKIRAGASLVQLYTALTFQGADLVTKIKRDLASNLKRDGYKRLEDAIGVDVGI; from the coding sequence ATGAGCCTCTCTGCACTTGCTCTGCCATTCCTGCGACTGATGGACCCGGAACAGGCGCACCAGGCAACCCTGTTGGCGCTGAAGACGGGCCTCGGTCCGTGCGGGAAGAAAGACCCGGAAGCGCTCGGCATTGATCTGTTAGGCATGCACTTTCCCAACCCACTGGGCATTGCCGCGGGCTTCGACAAAAACGGCGAAGTGCCCGACGCGATGCTGAAGCTCGGCTTTGGCTTCGCAGAAGTTGGCACCACAACACCACGCCCTCAGTCGGGGAACCCTAAGCCCCGTATTTTCCGTCTTCAGCAGGACCACGCCGTCATCAATCGTCTCGGCTTCAACAATGAAGGCCATGAAGCAATGGAAGCCAGGCTCACGAAGCGGGCAGGCAAAGGCGGCATTGTCGGTGTCAATCTGGGGGCCAACAAGGACACAGAAGACAAAGCAGCCGACTATGTGATCGGCATCAAACGCTTTGAAAGCCTTGCGAGCTATTTCACCGTCAATGTGTCATCCCCCAACACACCGGGTCTACGTGGTTTGCAAAGCCGGACGGAACTGGAAGACCTGTTGGGACGTGTGCTGGAAGCCCGCGAAGGGCAAACGCCGGTTCTCCTCAAAATTGCGCCGGACCTTGTCTATGAGGAACGCGAAGACATCGCGGCTGTTGTGCTTGAAAGTGGCGTGGACGGTCTCATTGTTTCTAACACGACCATCGCGCGCGATCGTCTCGTATCCGGACGCCACGCTGACGAAACCGGCGGGCTCTCTGGCGCTCCACTCATGGATATGGCGACAGATGTATTGGCAGACATGCGACGCCTGACCAAAGGCACTGTGCCTTTGGTCGGCGTTGGCGGTGTGTCGTCGGGTACGGATGCCTATAAGAAAATCAGAGCCGGTGCATCGCTGGTGCAGCTGTACACTGCGCTCACCTTTCAGGGCGCTGATCTTGTCACCAAAATCAAACGAGATCTCGCGTCCAATCTGAAGCGAGACGGGTATAAACGTCTTGAAGACGCTATTGGCGTCGATGTCGGGATTTAG
- the arsC gene encoding arsenate reductase codes for MSVTIYHNPRCSKSRATLALIEEKGVVPQIIEYLKEGPDAATLKRVLGMLGKSPRDILRKGEDAYKELGLSDASKTDDELIAAMVAHPILIERPIVLSGDKAALGRPPEQVLDIL; via the coding sequence ATGAGCGTCACCATCTATCATAACCCTCGGTGTTCCAAATCTCGCGCGACCCTCGCGCTGATCGAGGAAAAAGGCGTGGTGCCGCAGATTATTGAATATCTGAAAGAAGGCCCGGACGCAGCGACGCTGAAACGCGTGCTTGGTATGCTCGGAAAAAGCCCGCGGGACATTCTCCGCAAAGGGGAAGATGCTTACAAAGAACTGGGTCTCAGCGACGCGTCCAAAACAGATGATGAATTGATTGCGGCCATGGTAGCCCATCCAATCCTCATCGAACGCCCCATCGTTCTGTCTGGGGACAAGGCCGCGCTTGGACGTCCACCGGAGCAGGTGCTGGATATTCTTTAA
- the dinF gene encoding DNA-damage-inducible protein F, with protein sequence MSTDTDQPITHRRVLTLVTPIVLMGLSTPLLGIVDTAVIGQLGEASLIGAVAVGALIFTFLFWAFGFLRMGTTGLAAQAYGANDVSEIRATLGRALLIAVIAGVGLLLLQLPLNWVAFQLVQGSDAVEQEAQTYFSIRMWSAPFTLANYAVLGWLVGMQQTRLAMVLQIFLNGVNASLDALFVLNFGWGVAGIAAGTVIAEITTAFVGVGIAVTLLRKYGGRWDWHAISAWEKISATLSVNRDIMIRTLVLLLAFSFFTMEGARQGDTVLAVNAVLMQFVSFSAFFLDGFAFGAEALVGSAIGARNRNRFSEAVKLTSLWAIILSMMLTSGFLLLGGFWIDFLTTSPEVREAARHYLPWAALMPIISVACFQLDGIFIGATRAREMRNASFVSTGAFFFFWYLLLPFGNHGLWAALALFNVTRAFALGRYYPRLTAALERAP encoded by the coding sequence GTGAGCACTGATACGGATCAACCCATCACGCACAGGCGGGTGCTGACGCTTGTCACGCCCATTGTTCTGATGGGGCTCTCCACGCCGCTGCTCGGGATTGTGGATACTGCCGTGATCGGGCAGTTGGGAGAGGCATCGCTCATTGGCGCGGTCGCGGTTGGCGCGCTCATTTTTACTTTTCTCTTTTGGGCCTTTGGCTTCCTGCGCATGGGAACGACAGGTCTTGCGGCGCAAGCCTATGGTGCCAATGACGTAAGTGAAATTCGGGCGACACTCGGCCGCGCACTGTTGATTGCAGTGATTGCCGGTGTTGGTCTTCTGCTCTTACAACTCCCGCTCAACTGGGTTGCTTTTCAGCTTGTGCAGGGAAGCGATGCTGTTGAGCAAGAAGCCCAGACCTATTTCTCCATCCGCATGTGGAGCGCGCCCTTCACGCTTGCAAACTATGCGGTTCTCGGCTGGCTGGTGGGCATGCAGCAGACGCGTCTCGCCATGGTGCTGCAGATATTTCTGAACGGAGTCAATGCGAGCCTGGATGCTCTCTTTGTCCTCAACTTCGGTTGGGGTGTTGCCGGCATTGCGGCGGGGACAGTCATCGCAGAAATCACGACAGCCTTTGTTGGGGTCGGTATTGCCGTCACACTGCTTCGGAAATATGGGGGCCGGTGGGACTGGCACGCCATCAGTGCCTGGGAGAAAATCTCCGCGACACTCTCAGTCAACCGCGACATCATGATCCGCACACTGGTGCTCCTGCTTGCCTTCAGTTTCTTCACAATGGAGGGCGCGCGGCAAGGAGATACGGTTCTCGCGGTGAATGCGGTGCTGATGCAGTTCGTATCCTTCAGCGCGTTCTTTCTGGACGGCTTCGCCTTTGGGGCTGAGGCGCTTGTTGGTTCCGCCATTGGCGCCAGAAACCGCAACCGTTTTTCAGAGGCCGTGAAACTCACTAGCCTATGGGCAATCATTCTCTCAATGATGCTCACTTCAGGGTTTCTACTGCTCGGTGGGTTCTGGATCGATTTCCTGACGACCAGCCCTGAGGTCAGAGAGGCCGCGCGACACTATCTCCCCTGGGCGGCTTTAATGCCGATCATTTCTGTCGCCTGCTTTCAGCTTGATGGCATCTTCATTGGCGCCACCCGCGCACGGGAAATGCGCAATGCCTCCTTCGTCTCAACAGGGGCTTTCTTTTTCTTCTGGTATCTTCTCCTGCCCTTTGGCAATCACGGGCTTTGGGCGGCGCTCGCACTCTTTAATGTCACCCGCGCTTTCGCTCTCGGTCGCTACTATCCGAGATTGACCGCCGCGCTTGAGCGCGCACCTTAG
- a CDS encoding putative monooxygenase: MSKLPKACIIGAGCSGFSTAKALQDKGIPFDIFELSDTVGGNWAYGNKNGMSACYSSLHIDTSKYRMQFEDFPIPDDYPDFPHHAQVLDYFNSYLDHFGLREKVTFNTAVTHVDRMDDGTWKVTLDRSAAGGPSQDVDYYDVLFVCNGHHWSPRWPTPAFEGEFDGVQMHAHSYLSPFEPHDFRGKNIVVVGMGNSAMDIASELSQKPIAKSLWVAARRGVYVMPKYIGGQVADKASLPTWIPLWAQRKLAAMAIKRAVGNMEDYGLPKPDHAPLEGHPSVSGEFLTRVGCGDIRMKPNIERFEGNQVRFTDGSAEDVDIIVYATGYNVEFPFFDPDFLSAKDNHLPLFKRAIRPDLPNLFFMGLAQPLPTLINFAEQQAKWLAAYLVGEYALPDEAVMEAAILSDEKMYIGHFYESPRHKMQVDFNRYVNDLKKEWKKGAKRAKAAGNPLPILAKAASKEAA, translated from the coding sequence ATGAGCAAACTTCCCAAAGCTTGCATCATCGGCGCGGGCTGCAGCGGCTTTTCAACGGCAAAGGCGCTCCAGGACAAAGGCATTCCCTTCGACATTTTTGAACTCTCCGACACGGTTGGTGGCAACTGGGCCTATGGGAACAAGAACGGCATGTCCGCCTGTTACTCGTCATTGCATATCGACACATCCAAATATCGTATGCAGTTCGAGGACTTCCCTATTCCAGATGACTATCCGGACTTTCCCCACCATGCGCAGGTGCTGGATTATTTCAATTCATATCTCGATCATTTTGGACTGCGTGAGAAGGTAACCTTCAACACCGCCGTCACCCATGTAGACCGAATGGATGATGGCACCTGGAAAGTGACGCTGGACCGGTCCGCCGCCGGCGGACCATCTCAGGATGTCGACTATTACGATGTTCTCTTTGTGTGCAATGGACATCACTGGTCGCCACGCTGGCCCACGCCTGCATTCGAAGGGGAGTTTGATGGCGTTCAGATGCACGCCCACTCCTATCTTTCCCCGTTCGAACCACATGATTTTCGCGGCAAAAACATTGTCGTTGTCGGCATGGGCAATAGCGCAATGGATATCGCGTCCGAGCTTAGCCAAAAGCCCATCGCGAAAAGTCTGTGGGTAGCGGCACGTCGCGGTGTCTATGTGATGCCGAAATATATCGGCGGCCAGGTGGCTGATAAGGCATCGCTCCCAACATGGATTCCACTGTGGGCGCAACGCAAGCTCGCTGCAATGGCGATCAAACGTGCAGTGGGCAACATGGAAGATTATGGATTGCCCAAACCCGATCATGCGCCTCTTGAAGGACATCCGTCCGTCTCTGGCGAGTTTCTAACCAGGGTCGGCTGCGGTGACATCAGGATGAAGCCCAACATCGAGCGGTTTGAAGGTAACCAAGTGCGTTTCACTGATGGCAGTGCTGAAGATGTCGACATCATCGTATATGCCACCGGCTACAATGTTGAATTCCCCTTCTTTGATCCTGATTTCCTGTCGGCCAAAGACAATCATCTGCCGCTGTTTAAAAGAGCCATTCGGCCTGATCTGCCGAACCTCTTCTTCATGGGGCTGGCCCAACCACTCCCCACGCTCATTAACTTTGCTGAGCAACAGGCAAAGTGGCTCGCTGCCTATCTTGTCGGCGAATATGCTCTTCCTGATGAGGCTGTAATGGAGGCGGCAATCCTCTCAGATGAAAAAATGTATATCGGCCATTTCTACGAGTCGCCGCGTCACAAGATGCAGGTTGATTTCAATCGTTACGTGAATGATCTCAAGAAAGAATGGAAAAAGGGGGCAAAACGGGCAAAAGCGGCGGGCAACCCCCTACCGATTCTGGCCAAGGCTGCAAGCAAAGAAGCTGCCTAA
- the fadR gene encoding fatty acid metabolism regulator protein, producing MSDTIEKTVKPAPDATMKPLGKRERTKANNREAILAAATEVFSELGYGATTVRDIIRQTGLASGTFYNYFKSKEEVFEALMDDSMMRIRPRLRAERIRSRTFEEYIHNALRAYFEFLVADQSAHRVMRRNTGALRVRMDTPEVIAGFEEIRTYIEEDIAAGKLRNVDGEYLTAAAIGLAQEIGEKMMLRENPDPQEAAEFAANLILSGVPGLALKD from the coding sequence ATGTCGGATACGATCGAAAAAACCGTGAAACCCGCTCCAGACGCGACGATGAAACCGTTGGGCAAGCGGGAGCGGACAAAAGCAAATAATCGCGAAGCAATTTTGGCGGCGGCAACGGAAGTCTTCTCAGAGCTTGGATACGGCGCCACAACAGTGCGCGATATTATCCGGCAGACAGGGCTGGCCTCTGGCACGTTCTACAATTATTTCAAAAGCAAAGAGGAAGTGTTCGAAGCGTTGATGGATGACAGCATGATGCGCATCCGTCCGCGGCTGAGAGCCGAGCGCATTCGCTCGCGGACTTTCGAAGAATATATCCACAACGCTTTGCGTGCTTATTTTGAATTCCTGGTGGCGGATCAAAGCGCCCATCGCGTCATGCGCCGGAACACGGGCGCCCTTCGGGTGCGCATGGACACACCGGAAGTCATTGCAGGTTTTGAAGAGATCAGGACTTACATCGAAGAGGACATCGCCGCTGGCAAACTGCGCAATGTGGACGGGGAATATCTGACGGCCGCCGCTATCGGTCTGGCGCAGGAGATTGGTGAAAAAATGATGCTTCGTGAAAATCCTGATCCTCAAGAAGCAGCAGAGTTCGCAGCCAATCTGATCTTGAGCGGTGTGCCAGGGCTCGCTCTTAAAGACTAA
- the nlhH gene encoding carboxylesterase NlhH, with amino-acid sequence MGLQKLIVRTLMKLPESWILKLAGGEPVVIDGRTMDPRVQLLAAQGAKAPSMTTLPIEEARKNADDGLAMLDGKPRRTVAVLNRTIPGPGGDLHVRVYTPAGATGPLPGIVYYHMGGCVIGGLQTCDTFCSILADDCRAIVVSVDYRLAPENKFPAPMEDAISSYQWVSDNAEALGIDNTRLGIGGDSAGGWLSAVVCQHRKKEGLPQPKAQLLIYPATDVTAEGGSRESCKDVYPLTVEIMDWFMDQVMNSPEEKNDVRASPAKSDDVSGLAPAIITTAGFDVLRDQGEAYANQLRAAGVPVTYRCYDSLCHAYTAFSGTVPAAKAACEEIARDMARALG; translated from the coding sequence ATGGGCCTTCAGAAGCTGATTGTTCGGACGTTGATGAAACTTCCGGAAAGCTGGATCTTGAAACTCGCAGGCGGTGAGCCGGTTGTTATTGACGGCCGCACCATGGATCCGCGTGTGCAACTGCTGGCAGCACAAGGCGCCAAAGCGCCCTCCATGACGACGCTGCCGATCGAGGAGGCGCGGAAAAACGCTGATGACGGTCTGGCCATGCTCGACGGCAAGCCGCGTCGCACGGTTGCGGTTCTTAATCGAACCATTCCAGGCCCAGGTGGCGATCTCCACGTACGTGTCTACACGCCAGCAGGTGCGACGGGGCCACTCCCGGGCATTGTCTACTATCACATGGGTGGCTGTGTGATCGGGGGACTGCAAACCTGCGATACCTTCTGCTCCATCTTGGCGGATGATTGTCGGGCGATTGTCGTCTCCGTGGATTATCGACTGGCGCCAGAGAACAAGTTCCCTGCACCCATGGAGGATGCGATTTCCTCCTACCAGTGGGTTTCAGACAATGCCGAAGCGCTTGGCATTGACAATACGCGGCTCGGCATTGGCGGCGACAGCGCGGGTGGCTGGCTCTCTGCAGTTGTCTGTCAGCATCGCAAAAAAGAGGGACTGCCGCAGCCTAAAGCGCAGCTCCTCATCTATCCGGCAACCGATGTCACAGCGGAAGGCGGTTCGCGGGAGAGCTGCAAGGATGTCTATCCACTGACTGTGGAAATCATGGACTGGTTCATGGATCAGGTGATGAACAGCCCCGAAGAGAAGAACGATGTCCGCGCTTCACCGGCAAAGTCAGACGATGTGTCGGGCCTTGCCCCAGCCATCATCACCACAGCGGGTTTTGATGTCTTGCGCGATCAGGGCGAGGCCTATGCCAATCAGCTGCGTGCTGCCGGTGTGCCGGTGACCTATCGCTGTTATGACAGCTTGTGTCACGCCTACACGGCGTTTTCTGGGACAGTCCCAGCGGCTAAAGCGGCGTGTGAGGAGATCGCCCGCGATATGGCCCGCGCCCTTGGATGA
- a CDS encoding long-chain-fatty-acid--CoA ligase FadD13 translates to MLGTVISGDRRIGGAALEERVKKAASGFLSLGLREGDRVAILMRNDIAFLEATFACGELGLYPVPVNWHFSADETAYVLNDSGAKALVIHADLLPALKGSVPDNVQCVVVATPPEVQDAYRLSADACQVPDGERNWDGWLDEQVPCAGDAKAAPASMIYTSGTTGHPKGVRRLPPKEDQTAATLEARKYVFDFQPNMRAVMTGPLYHSAPNLYSTFSVRIGGTLFLQPRFDAEETLALIEREKLTHAHLVPTMFVRLLRLPAEVHTKYDLSSLVRVMHGAAPCAEAVKRQMIDWWGPVIHEYYGGTETGAAVHCSSEEWLAHPGTVGKAIPGATVKVLNDEGKELPAGEVGEIFLRLWSFPDFTYHNKDEARGECEREGLITCGDVGCLDEDGFLYLRDRKRDMVISGGVNIYPVEIEHELIQMPGVQDCAVFGIPNEEFGESLAAAIQLMDGSTLSAEDVTSWLAPRIAKYKLPHVVTFHDVLPREETGKIFKRKLRDPYWKDAGRAI, encoded by the coding sequence ATGCTCGGAACCGTGATCAGCGGTGACCGCCGCATTGGCGGAGCTGCACTCGAAGAACGCGTTAAAAAGGCGGCCAGTGGGTTTCTGTCTCTGGGGTTGAGGGAAGGGGATCGCGTGGCGATCCTCATGCGAAACGACATCGCATTTCTGGAAGCGACCTTCGCTTGCGGTGAACTGGGTCTCTATCCTGTCCCGGTCAATTGGCATTTTTCTGCCGATGAAACGGCTTATGTGCTGAACGATTCAGGCGCGAAGGCGCTGGTCATCCATGCTGATCTGCTCCCGGCCCTTAAAGGCAGTGTGCCAGACAATGTCCAATGTGTCGTCGTCGCAACGCCACCGGAAGTGCAAGACGCCTATCGCTTGTCAGCTGACGCGTGCCAGGTGCCAGACGGGGAGCGGAACTGGGACGGGTGGCTTGATGAGCAGGTACCTTGTGCTGGCGACGCCAAGGCGGCACCGGCCAGCATGATCTATACGTCGGGCACCACCGGCCATCCGAAGGGCGTACGGCGCCTGCCACCAAAGGAAGACCAGACGGCGGCGACCCTTGAAGCCCGGAAATATGTGTTCGATTTCCAGCCAAACATGCGTGCGGTGATGACGGGTCCGCTCTATCACTCTGCACCCAATCTCTATTCAACCTTTTCGGTTCGCATCGGGGGAACGCTCTTTCTTCAGCCACGTTTTGATGCCGAAGAAACACTTGCGCTGATTGAGCGTGAAAAACTCACCCATGCCCATTTGGTGCCGACTATGTTTGTGCGGCTCCTGCGTTTGCCAGCAGAAGTGCACACCAAATATGACCTAAGCTCGCTCGTTCGGGTGATGCATGGCGCAGCCCCGTGTGCTGAAGCCGTGAAGAGACAGATGATCGACTGGTGGGGCCCGGTGATCCATGAATATTACGGCGGCACCGAGACGGGCGCAGCGGTGCATTGTTCGTCAGAAGAATGGCTGGCGCATCCGGGAACCGTGGGCAAAGCCATTCCCGGCGCCACGGTGAAAGTCCTGAACGATGAAGGCAAGGAACTGCCTGCAGGCGAAGTCGGTGAGATCTTTCTCCGTCTCTGGTCCTTTCCCGATTTCACTTATCACAACAAGGATGAAGCGCGTGGCGAATGCGAGCGCGAGGGTCTCATCACCTGCGGCGATGTCGGCTGCCTTGATGAAGACGGGTTCCTTTACCTGCGGGACCGCAAGCGAGACATGGTGATTTCAGGTGGCGTCAATATTTATCCGGTCGAGATCGAGCATGAGCTCATACAGATGCCCGGTGTGCAGGACTGCGCCGTGTTTGGCATTCCCAACGAAGAATTTGGGGAAAGCCTTGCCGCAGCCATTCAACTGATGGACGGTTCAACATTGAGTGCGGAAGACGTGACCAGCTGGCTTGCGCCCCGCATCGCGAAGTACAAGCTCCCCCATGTCGTCACGTTCCACGATGTCCTACCAAGAGAAGAGACCGGCAAGATCTTTAAACGCAAACTCCGCGATCCTTATTGGAAGGATGCGGGCAGGGCTATCTAA